One Triticum dicoccoides isolate Atlit2015 ecotype Zavitan chromosome 3B, WEW_v2.0, whole genome shotgun sequence genomic window, TAAGGGCGCAGCAGCAAATTCCTAAAAATACAGGATGTATTTCTGTATAGCTTTCCCGTTTGTGAGATCTTAGTATCAATGAGTACAAGTGATGAGCGAATCTAAAGGTTTGCAAGGTCAGTATTTGCAGTAAAAACAACACGACGACCCAGCATGGGGCATAGACCGGCCGCATCCAGGGCACCTAGAGGTTCCACGATCTGCAAGTGGAACGAGTCTTTGACCTGGCACGGCATGCTCTACTGGTACCTCCTGCAAGTTCAACCAAAGTCATTAAATCTGGATAAAGTAATATCTATGGCAGAATGTTAGTTATATTAGCCCGCACCTGGACAGCACCAAAAATGATTGATACTGCATCCCAGGTATCTGCGGGGACAACTGCACAATATGTATACTTTTCGTTGTACCAGACTATACCTATTATTTGGTGAGTATTATGATGCTGACAAATCTTTCCACAAAATGAGGCCATGCAGTCAATACAAAAGCTATCCTGTTCAAATTCAGTCTCTCCTGAACCATCATCGATTTGCAAATTTGCCTGCCCAAAGAGGCGAAAAAAACCATTTAATAGGAAATTCAAGACTATGCAACCAATTAATAGGTATTACTGTGCAAATAAATAAAAAATTTACCAGTTCAATATTATAGAAACATGCATGGAAAGCAGTTTCACTCTCTGTTAATAAACCCATACATCGCATGCAACTTGTGCAGCAGTGGCCTGACGAGCTCTTGTCATGGCTGGCAATAAATGTTGAGAATGGAGTACCAGAGATGAACTTTGAAGCAGGGTCATTTTTCTGTATAAACAATCAAGTTAAATTAAATGCTATAAGTATATTGAGAAAATAACTATGTTTAAGGTTTGCACGCACCACAGCCTCTCTTATGCCTTTCCCCTTGTGATGGCCAGGGCAACAATGGCTACAGAAGGCCTGGTGGGGAAACGTCTTGCACACTTTATCCAATTGACAAGACTCCGAAAAATCAGTTTGTAGGAGTATCTCTGTCCACAGAAGGTCTATTTCACCAGAAGCGGCCTTTAATGCAAAAACAAACAATATTAGAAAGTTCAAAGAAAAATGAACAATCTCACAATAACTTCATACTGTGGATCACATGTTCTACATTTGTGTTCTTTTTCTAATGCTTCATGACGGAAAATAGCTCATGCAATATGTAAAATACGTAGATATAGCGATTTTTTTTCATCTGAACTATATCCAGCTTGCAGATAAACTAGGTGGACAGAAATGGCATTTATTTAGTTCTAAGCATAAAACATATTGAAGCTATTGTCATTCATCTGACCAATACCTTGCATTGGAAGGTACAGAACAAATCTGTCAGGGAACTCAGGCAATTAATGCATGCTTTGCATTTTCTCCCTGTTGCACAGTGCAAGGGAATGTATCTCTCAGCAAGATTATCAAATGGTTCCAGAGCCTACAAAATGGAGCAGGAACTAGTTATACAAGATGGACTATAGATAAGAAAGCAGTTTTTCAACTTATACCTGTATATTGTCAAATATAGGAGCCCATGATTCTTCACCAGTGACAAGGGCACACCACTGGCCCGTTCTCCTTTTGATAGTTACTGTTTCATGTCCTGTGGTACTTTCGTGACCTGAAATCACAAACGCACTACAGACAGGACAGTAGAAAACTTGATCTTCAACAACTTCACCAGTATCATCGTATATATCTTTGCATTCTTCCATCTGCGCATAATACGCACATAAGTACACAGTAATTTCAAAGATAATGATAGACAATAGATGAATCTTTCAAGATGAGCATCTACTCACATCAAAAAGGACAGCATTAATGTTTTTTAAGACGAAGTTTTCCTTCAACTGGATTACACATCTTCTGCAGATCTCATTCCCCAGTTTGGAGGGCTGTCGATGGCACACACAACATTTGCTTTCAAATGAATACCTGCATTAAAAAAATAGTGCTAATAGAATCAAACTTAACCATCCATAACAAACACACGGAGGCACATCTAATGGGCTAGAAATTTAACCAAACTTAATATGAAGCATGCAATTCAAAAAGATTTAGTCCTAAATTTATAGCTCAATCAAGTATCTCAAATTGGCAGCAGATGGATTTTCGTTGCCCACCCTCTTGCGCCTACCTAGGTAATTGGCTCATTGGCATCCTCAAACAATCGAGTATTTTCCAAAAGGAAAACGTATTGCTTTCAGGATTTGATTTTCCAGATAGGGCTAAACAGAGATTGTGTCGTACAACATGGTATTTCAACAGAAATCCTCAGAATAACTACTACTAAAATCGATTTCTTGGAAAGAAAAAGCAGAGCATTTTCCATCGAGAAATTCATGCTTTCAAGATTTGTTTTTTTCAGGTAGGGCTACAAAAAGGCACTCTCGGGGTAAACTACTTCTCACCAACAAAACCCGTTTGGTACTTCAAGAATTAAAAGAGGCAGAGGAATCGATAGGATTACTGTTTAGATCCGCGTGGGGTGCAAGCCTCCATCCTTCCGCATTCGGCCACCGGCAGCTCATCTACCTCCATCGGAGTAGCCTCCCCCATGAGCCCCTTCTCAACCACTGCCGCCTCACCGAGATCCTGGCTACCGCTAACCAAGACCTCGTCCGCCTTGCCGCCTGAAACCTCGTAGGCGAAGCCGCCCAAAAGCTCTCCGGGATGGCCCGCTGAAAAATTGTGGCGCTCCAGAAGCCCTGGGGCGTCCTTGTCGCAGCCACCCGTCGGCGCCCGCTCGCCCTTGGACTCCTCAACCAAAACCATCGAGCTTCTTGGGTTGATTAGGGTTTACCGGATCTTTGGAGATCGAGGAAGAGGGAAAGTACTAGGAGGGGCTTGCGCTAACGGTATGATCTTTCGAGATCGATGAATTAGGAACGATTCGGTTATGGGCCTGTGCCAGGGGGTTAACTTGCTCTGGTGTCGTCAGCTGCTATATGGGCCTTGGGCCGCGCGCGAGTATCCTCCTCGTCAGAGCTCTCGGCGGGGAGCTCCTAGTCAGGAGAGCTCCTAACCGGCGCCTTCAGCGCCGGTTTCGAGTTGTGGCGCTCGAAGTGTCACTatactgggccggcccaggtggaGTTCGATCGACCACAGCAAAACATGTCGCGAAAAAAAATAAGTGAAGAAAAAGCGAGAAAGCCGGATTTCGAACTCAGGATCGCATGCCTGTTGTGCACGAACACAAGTACCACTACACCATAAACGCTGTGTTGTTCTACAAGTAGGAAAAAGTGCTACTTAACCTTTCTTTTAGTGAAACATTTAACGTGAAAAATCTGAAAAGTAGTTGAaaatttcattgattttgaaaTTCAAGTCATCGATTTTGAAAACTAGTCCATCAATTTTTCTAAAAGTTCATAAAaaactgaaaaaagttcattggttttgaaaaaaagttctcgattttgaaaaaatttcatcatATTTGAAAACAGTTTattgatttaaaaaaatgttcattgaattcaaaaaaagttcgtgaatttttaaaaaagttcacaaaaaaaatgaaaaaatttcatctattttggaaaaagttcatcaaatttgaaaaaagttcatcgattttaaaaaaaatgttcattgaatttA contains:
- the LOC119281097 gene encoding uncharacterized protein LOC119281097 isoform X1 translates to MVLVEESKGERAPTGGCDKDAPGLLERHNFSAGHPGELLGGFAYEVSGGKADEVLVSGSQDLGEAAVVEKGLMGEATPMEVDELPVAECGRMEACTPRGSKQYSFESKCCVCHRQPSKLGNEICRRCVIQLKENFVLKNINAVLFDMEECKDIYDDTGEVVEDQVFYCPVCSAFVISGHESTTGHETVTIKRRTGQWCALVTGEESWAPIFDNIQALEPFDNLAERYIPLHCATGRKCKACINCLSSLTDLFCTFQCKAASGEIDLLWTEILLQTDFSESCQLDKVCKTFPHQAFCSHCCPGHHKGKGIREAVKNDPASKFISGTPFSTFIASHDKSSSGHCCTSCMRCMGLLTESETAFHACFYNIELANLQIDDGSGETEFEQDSFCIDCMASFCGKICQHHNTHQIIGIVWYNEKYTYCAVVPADTWDAVSIIFGAVQVRANITNILP
- the LOC119281097 gene encoding uncharacterized protein LOC119281097 isoform X2 translates to MVLVEESKGERAPTGGCDKDAPGLLERHNFSAGHPGELLGGFAYEVSGGKADEVLVSGSQDLGEAAVVEKGLMGEATPMEVDELPVAECGRMEACTPRGSKQYSFESKCCVCHRQPSKLGNEICRRCVIQLKENFVLKNINAVLFDMEECKDIYDDTGEVVEDQVFYCPVCSAFVISGHESTTGHETVTIKRRTGQWCALVTGEESWAPIFDNIQALEPFDNLAERYIPLHCATGRKCKACINCLSSLTDLFCTFQCKAASGEIDLLWTEILLQTDFSESCQLDKVCKTFPHQAFCSHCCPGHHKGKGIREAVKNDPASKFISGTPFSTFIASHDKSSSGHCCTSCMRCMGLLTESETAFHACFYNIELANLQIDDGSGETEFEQDSFCIDCMASFCGKICQHHNTHQIIGGTSRACRARSKTRSTCRSWNL